CAACGATCAGGTTACTTCCACTTTGGAAAAACAGGTCTGTCTCAGGCACAGACAGCGCTGGCAGGACCAGGGCAAGTCCCATTCACCTGGGGTAACATCACGTTAATTACAGAGTAGCTCTCAAGCTGGAGACTACCCCTCTCCATATGTTTGTAAGGTAAAAAATGAGCTATTAAGGATATCTGACATAAAAAAATACGGATCTGTGATAATACAGTCTGCCCAGCTCTTACCACTTCTGGATTTATTAGCGATACGTCACGAGACATGACAGCAGGATCTGGTCCCACATGGTCTGAAAGCTGGTGAGTGTCTGGAGAAGACAGACATCGGCTTCCTTGGCtgaggggaaggctgcagcaggcacGAAGGGTTGTTGGTTTTGCTGGGCCCACCAGCTGGTAGCCCAGAGCTGGCCACATCACACGCTGCCTCTTGCTCGCATGAGGGAACAGTGTGGGCAGGAAGGGCTGAAAGTGGGTCaggaaaaagtaataataataaagtaggGGGGGAGGGGCAAGAAGACATTCAGTGGTCTGTGGAAGGCATAGGCATAAGAACCAGACATGCCCTTCATGGTACAACTCATGTATTTGTTCAGAAGTAATAATTGTTCCAGAAGAGTTGCCTCACAGCAAGTTCATGCCTTATTTCAACGTCACTGGAAAGCTGAAGAAGGTACCTGTGAAGGAGAAGAACCAGGAGAAGATGGAGTTGTAGCAGGCTGACAAGCAGAAAACTTGATGAAATGTTCAAGAGAGGTGAAGGCGGACAGCAggctgaaaaatatgaaagttaTCCTTGGCCAAAAATGTTGGAGACCATTCTAGCCTCGTGTCCCACATCAGTAATGATGGTGTCAAGAGGTGCTTGAGAGGCACTGCAGACGGATGCACTGGTGGACCCACCCTGGGGGATGGAAGGAGAGCCTGGCGCTGCCTTATCAGCTCTGCCTGTGCCTGGCCTCACCTCACCTTGAAGGAAAGGTGGAAGCAGCAGCGGCCAGAGCAAACCCTCATCTCAAAACAGGGAGGTGGTGAGCCATCCTGGGCTGGAAATAGGTGAGGCCACCTATGCTGCCGAAGTGCTGCTGCAAGGGTCTGCCTTGATGTGGTCAGAGCGCTCTTGTGGACCACTTTCTGCCTTGGGAAGGCCAAGAAGCCCTGCTGGGCCAGCTTCTGCACTGTTCCTGTGATCTTCTGGGGACAAACTAGACACTCGTGCATGGAGCTGTCAGCGCAATTGTGTCAGCAGTGTGCATTGCCTCCTCTGAGGAAGGAGAATTACCACAGTAGGATCAGCTACCCTCCCATGTTTTCCCTACCTGGAGACTATGTCATCCTCTTGCCTCTGAAAGCTTCTCCTCACACTCatcactctctttttttttttttttttatataagcaAGGCTTTTTTATCAGCAAGGGCATTTGTCCTGCGAAAAACATGCACCTTTACTAGCACAGTTCTGTCAGCACAGCACACGTCTGTcttgaaaatgtctttgcttGATGATCAGCCGGTCAGAAATAACATCACGCAGCCCAGCAGACCAACTACACCTCCTAATCCACCAACTGCCCAAGGCTGATTACCAAAGAAGAACTGGAAGCCATTCCTGGGGCTGGCTGTTGGGGATCAGTGTTAGACTCCTACAGATAGATCAGCAGGACACACACGattggcaaaatattttgagtaatGAATACCGGGCACGGTCTGCTTGCAAGTAATGGGAGGACACTTGCATCTAACCCCCCAAAGTGACTATGGGCATTAAATGTCTGCTGTGAACATGATTTCAGGCTACCACGACACACAGCCATCTTTGCCAAAGCACAGAGAGGTAGCTGGTCGATACTTTATAATCCCTGAGACTAATTGAGCCTTCAAGTCTAACAAAAAGATTGAAACAAGGCCCTCGCCCTGGCAGGACTAGCAGCCCAGGCTGTCCATACGCTGCTCTCCCATGTTAAACATGGAGCTCACACCAAGTTGACTGCAGTTCTCTGAAGGTTTTGTGTTCACTGGTGTAATTCTCATGAACAGCTTCTTGGAAAATGTCAGCGACAGCGTGTGTAAGAGATGCATAACATGAAAACACATTCCTCAGTTCCACGCTCCTCTCTGTTTGAGAGGACAGTGATATTTTAGACAGAACTTTTGTGCCTAGAAGGCAGTGCTGTGCTTATGTGTTCCCTCTGTAACACAGCTGGGAAGTTCCAATTAAAACCAACACATATGCAGGGGTGGGAGGGCAAGAAATAGAGAGACACAGAAAACgacacatttctttttacaacATCTTCCGGTACTGAGCACATAGTGAGGACAAGAATGGGTTACAGTTTGTTCCATTAAAGATTGCCTCAAATTAAACTTTCACTTTGAAATTTCAGAGTCAGCAGCTTGGAGTCTTAAATTGCCTAACTTGGAGATTTAAACTGCCTAACCTTTCCCTGTTTGACAGCCCTTTCTGGATGATTAATGGACAGCTATAAACAACATTTGCATAAGGCTATCTGTCTCCTTTGCTGGGAGGAAGAGGTTCCAAAACTGGCTTTGTAAGAGGGAAGAACAACAGATCAGTCTTCTAGGTCTGAGCAAGCAAACAGACAGCACagatttctactttttaaaaccCAGCTATTATCATCCAGAAAGCAAGAACCAGTCCCCACTGTTGACACTAGAGCAGCATTCCTCTCCCCAGTGACCAACAGTCAGACCTTTgtccccaccccagctccccaggcagTGTTACCAGACCCTAGCAACACGCACCTGTGGCTGAGGTTACTCCCGGGGCAGCAGCGTTCCCAGTGTCAATGgcacaaatgtgttttgttcAGGAAGGTACCCGGAGCATCTGATTCACCCAGGCAAGTGGCAGACAGCAATCAGCACATTAGCAGTTGCCCTTACAAGAAattgcctcttcctcctcctcaaagaAGTTGTTTCCCCAGCTATGGGTTGGCAGCATGCATACAAACCCAGGAGATACATCCTCCCTCCCCTGGGGAAAACGGAACAAGCTCTCCTAAAATCAGAGCATTGCCAAGACTGTGCAAGCCAAATCCAGCATATCTGCTGAAATATATCCCTTGATGCTCCTCTTTCTTAAGTTTGGGACAGATACCCGTGAGCTTGCACCTCTGGCTCCTACAGATGCTGATAGTGCCCTCAAACCTTTCCTTGGAGAGACGGATGCTCTCCTGGATCCCACATCACCTAGTAATGCTGTCCCACACCACCTCCACAGAGAACATGCAGACCAGGTGAATGACATTCTAGTTCCTGTTCTCATCGGTGCCATGGGTTTTCCTTGAATTTCTCTCAGTTAAATTACAGATCTGCCTTGCTCCTACTTTGCAGGGAGGGCGTAATGAGACTACAGCCCACCTGGAGAAAACATGAGAGCTGCAAACACAACAGCAGTTCTCAGGAGTGTGACTGCGCTATATGCACACATCCAAGGCCAGAACCCAGCCAGATACAtgagggggaggcaggagctgcactGAGGCTGCCAAGCCTCTCCAAAGCACGAACACAAAGACTGGAATGCGCCCCGACAAGCAGCTTTGGCTTCTTCGAGAAGGACAGCAGACTGTTGATCCCGCAGAATGAGGTACATCTTGACCCTCCTGTGAGGTAACTGCTCAGACTGACTTTCCCCTCAGAGCCTGAACCCACAGGTCTCAAGTCCTCAAAAGTGCAGGCATCAGTACAATTCCTGGAGCTTGCTCCTGTCCAGGCCTAAAACAACCTTGCATACACACCCCCAGGTGGAACATAAggcacaattttattttccctcatCCCATTCCTCAGTTCACACCCATCACAATGTTATTTTCTGGCAACAAGGCTCTGTAGTGATCGTGGGGATCTTCGTGGCTTGTGTTCATCTGACAGCCACCAGGAAGGACCTGAGCTCCCAGGGGCTCACCTGGCAGCTCAGAGTGCCACTGTCCTGAGCAAACTCCTCTGTGAGCTGTCATTGGGTGGCCCCAAACACTCTGAGCTCTTTGTGACTTGTCCACAGCACGACCAGTGGGGACAGCCAGGGTGACCTTTGTGCCCATGGCCACAGCCTTGGTAGCCACCTGCAAGAGAAGAGGCACCATCAGCTTGACCAAGAGGGGGTCAGAAAATCCCAGCGTGTCAGGGGCTTTCAGCAAGTGCTTCAGCCCCAGGACTTGTCTAAGAAAGGGAGGTACATGCgtgtttaaaaccaaaatgcCAGGGTTCCATAAGAAAGGGGAATGACCAAGAGGGACTCCCcctttccagtcactggggatAGCTGAAGATTTCTGTCTCCTTGCCTGCTGAGTAATGCAAGACATAGGCCTGAAGAGCCTCTTGCCAGCTGCTGGTGGCTATTGCCAGAGCTGGATATAGAGCATGCTCCcccaaagaaaggaagagtctgGTTCTGTACTAAACACATGCAAGACACACAGTGAAACATGCAGGTCAAGGGCACAGAAGCTGGTTGGGATTGAACAAATGAGGGAGTTGAACTCTCACCCTAATTAAGGAGTGAGCACACAGCACTGGGCACTGTGTGGCACAGCCAGGAAGCTCCCAGCACGCCAGCGCTGGAACAGAACAGTACAGCCACAGTGGTGCTCAGCCTCACTGACAAGGGCTGACGGATGATCCTTGCCGAGAGCTACCCTGCCCCATCTCCTGCAGGGTTGGCTCAGGCCTCTGTACACGGGGTGTGCTTCAAAGACCCTCAATGTTTCTCACATGTTTCTCACATGTCTCACATGTCTCTCACTGCTGCAGTCCCATCCTACCAGAAGATATGTATACACAGGTTGTCACACGCCTGCCACCTGTGCAAGACAGGAGGTGAGCTGGAGTATCCATCCACTCACATCTATCTACCCTAGGGCGGACCAAAAGCAGCAAACCCTCCTGACgtcagcagcacagggaaagctGCGCACTCACCTGGCATGGTCCCCCCACAGGCGCAGCGAGCAGCTTTCTGCCCTCCACTCGAGCAAAATGTGCAGCAGTGAAACACACCTGGGTGCTTGCGGAACTTGTTTTTCACTGTCAGAGTGAATGGAGAGCCCTGTGGAGGACAAGCAAGCAGAGAGGCAGCTGCAGTGGATGCTATCAGATGTTGTGTCTGCatttgcagaaaacagctgGGTGATTCTGTCGGTCACAGATTAGTAAACTCAGTCTTAACTGCCAAGCGATAGCAGCAATCCTTTGAAAGATTTTAAGCAAATACTTAGAAAGGAGAAGCATGTAAAGAAGaaccagtgaaaaaaaaaaagaaatgttaccTGTACATGCTGCCCCTTCACACAGACGCAGACGGCATATAAGCCTGGCTCCTCAGGGCTGTAGGAAACATGGTAGGTCCCATCACCGTTATCACACACTGTTGGTTTCACTGCACTACGAACAGACAAAGAGGAGTCCAAGAGGTCAGTGACTGGCAGAAAATTGCTCTACAGGTGAACCACTGTTTGGCCTAGATATGTGGTCAgctcctcatcctcacccaTGTTCAGCAGCTGTGGGTCTCGAGTGAGCTTGACAGGATGCATGAGCAACGCTCGAGCACTGAGCAGCTTTCACATACACCTGCTACCAGGAGCTGCAATAACCATACAAAGGAAGTCACACAAAGCTAAGCTGTGCTGCAAGGATTTGTGGCAGCCCAGAGCGCTGAAAGAGCAGAAGATGACTGACAGCACACTTGCAAACCAGATGATCCCATCTGATAAGAGCCCTCAGAAATGGGGTAAACTCAAAGCTTCAGAGAGCAGTTTACCTCCAGAAGAGCCCTTGAGGAAGACGGGACGTAAGGCAGGTTTGATTCACTTCAACCACTACCCAACTGCACTGACCCCAACTTTTCTCTTCGACTCTCTGAGGAGTTCTAGGTCCTTGCTGGTGAATTTCCCCTTTCCAAAGTGAAGCTCGCTAGGTTTTAAAGGGACCCTGGTGGACAGAGTGACAGGGAAAAAGCATCAGCTAGTTACTTGGGAACCGATTGCCTATTTCACAGAAAGAGCCTTCCGCAGAAAATTAGCAAGCAGCTCTGCGAAGAGGAAAGTGTTCTTCCTAATCCTCACTAATTAGTCTCTCGTGCCCCGCGACATGAACATCTTTAATCTTCCAGATTTGTAGGTTGTATTCCCCATCCCCCACCATTTCACATCAATACAGCTGCCTACATCATTTCCTGCCATGAACTGTGTGGTGACACTTTGTGCTCTTCAGTAGCTGCTGTGCCTCTCCCCAAAGCCAGACAGCTTTCAGCAACGGATGTAGCAACTGCACAAGCACAGGACGAAGAAACTGAGTTAATGTGGCCACAGCGACCTCTACCCCACAAAGCAAAATCCACATAAACCTCATGTTTACACCTTCCTACATCATGAGCACACCTAACAAAGGAAGGTATGTTGGAACAATATTCTTGAACAACGGTTTTTTATTGACAGGCATCTGTGCACCCAGTACTGTTTCTGCATGGCTCACCAATACTTCCCCATAGCAAGGAATTTTAGCGTCCTATCCCTTTTTTCATCAGGTCATCACCCCCAAGACTGAATCCTGGAACAAGTTAGGCTGGTTTCTTGCTCTAGCTGCAATGTATGTActataaaacagaagtttttcttaagaactgaACCCCAACTGGTTCTGTTATTTACATTAATGTCTCACTGCTTCAGAGGAGAAGCGTGGCATGGAAAcagttacaaaacatttttctggtCAGTCATTTTCACTGTGGAAATGGGAGGTCAAGTGCAGTCTTTCCTGCTTTTGCTAGAAAACTTCCAAGCATGTTAAGGTGCTCAAAACTTGGAACTACAGGAGAAAGCATGATGAAGTCTCAACAAtgacctttttttctccagaacatTAATTTAAGCACTTCCATCAACTGCCAGAGGTTCCTGGGCTTAGTAGCCTGTCTGACTCAGGGTGGTCATTCTGGTGTTGTTCTACACTCGTTAGGTTTTAACAAAACAGGAGCCCTAGGTGTCtggtggggtggagggggggaagCAGCTGTTGCTCACTCTGACAATGTGCAATACCCACTGTGAACTGAATCCTTTCAGTCCCAAACTGCTGAAAGATTCGATACAAGTGTCAGCCAACACTGTCAAACTCCACACGGCAGTAAATGATTGCTAGGAAGCACTGCTTTACTGGTGGGAAGAACCATCGTGCCTTTTCCCTCTACAGATCGTGACCCAGATGCTGAAGCATTTCCTCCCACCTGCCCAAACAGGGAGGGAGCCAGGGTAagggagacagaaaagcaaagccagTGTCTGGGGAGTTTTTTGCTGAAATACCCACCAGTCCTTCTTGTCCTTGTGGGTGATGGTGACCCTCACggcctctcctcctctccccatctgCTCTCCCGTGGTGTCATTGCAGAGCAGGGTAAAGCCAGTCAGCTCATTCTGACGGGCGATGCAGAGATCTGTAAGGCAGAGAAACAGGACAAGAAAGGATTCAGAAGAGCCACAATTGCCATCTCCTACCCACTTGGTAGCATTTCACTCATATCTGAGCACAGCCAGgactctgctgctggctgtacAGCTCCCTCCACCCacaggaaaaagtaaaagcacCACTGGGGACCAGGAGAGTGCAGAGAGCTGTAGGtactgggaggtgctgggcaggcTTACCCTGGAGGTCTGCGTGGACCAGGGTGGTCATGGCCCAACTGGAGACTTCCCACCTCAAGGTGTACTGCGCAACCTGGAGGGAGTAGGAAGAGCCCCACCGTGCAGCGTGGAGCCCTGGAAACCTCACTGCTTACACTTTGACATGTAAAGGACCGAAGGAGCCCTGGGCCTGTCTTACCTGCCCTTCGCAGGCCAGAGGTGGCTGTGCTCTGAGGGCTGGTCTGACCATCACCTATTTGCTTGCCTGGACATTATCTATTTGCTGGCCTTACTCCAAGTCCTTAGTAAGCACACCTCTGCGAAACCATCTATGTCGCAGGCAATCTCCGAAGCTGTAAGGGGAATCAATGTGTTTGCTCAGCCACAGAGAGGATTTGCCAAGACCCATACTGCAAAACAGCTGGGGGCCCTGGCAGAGCATAACGTCCTGCCACTGCAGGCAGCGTTCCCATCCCCTGAGTAAGCCGTGGTCCTTGGCCTAGGGGTTTCCTCACGCCTCGCCCGACGCAGAGGTCAGTGATGCTGCAGAGAGCGGCTGCAGCGTGCTCTGTTACATCTGGCCGGGAATGGCTCTCGGgctccctgctcagcacagctcctgtGGGATCCCATCCCCAGCAACTGCAACCTCTAGCAGTGCTCCAGCCTGCTGCATCCCTCTGCCCCCCTGGCCTGCAGGGAGCCACCAGTGCCTTAAGCTGCATGCTGCATGGGTACAGGGGATGGAGAGGTGACTTTAGGGAGCACTAAGTGGTACGGCACCCCATTACCTTCCCCATGCAGGGTACATTTGCCTGGATCAACCACTTTATTGAGAATGGTCCCAAAAACCTCGTAGCCACAACACTGCCCTGCCCTCTCCTGAGGAGAGAACTGGATGTTGTCGTCCACGCTGGGGCGGGTGCTGTAAGCAACGCTGTTCAGCTTTGCCAGCCGGCTCGCCACCACCCCTTTGGTGATGAGGATCTCCAGGTCCGAGCCGCTTGTCAGCAAGCGCTCCGTGAACTCCATGCCTGTCCTCatgtccagcagcagctgctgcagctgggccttCTGCAACTGCAGCAGGTTTTCCTTCTGCACCTTCAAGTCCtccagctgcttcagcagccaGTCCCGGTGCTCTTCAATTGCTTTCACATACCCGCTGGCAAACAGACAGATCTCTGTGGCCACGGCCTCTGCACGAACGCGGATGGCGCTGCCCATGCCATCAATCTGGCTCAGCACGTCTTCTAGGGTGCTCACACGCTGCTGGGTGCTCTCCAGCAGCATCCGCAGGGAGTCCCCATGCCTGTGGACAACGTTGCTGGCCAAGTCATAGGGGTGCTGCCGGTGCCTGTCTACGACACAGTCCCGGCACACGGGCTGGTCACACTGCTCGCAGAACAGCCGTAGCTCCTCCGATGGATGGGACGGGCAGAAGAGAGgcctcccagcctggctgcaatccttgctgctctccagctctgtCACAGCATGAGAAGCAGTCTTCTTCTGTCTCCTAGAAGGGAGCAACCACAAATTTATGCACATTGGACATGCACGGCAAGCACCCAAGACCCCTCGTGAACGCCAGTCTGTACAGACTGTGCGCTGCTCCCTGCTGTATCCCCTGAAATTCACTCTGCACGAAGGACCTGTGGTCTCCTGAGGACAAGGCTCCACACAAAAGAGGACAGCACTTGCAAACATCTCATTAGAGGCTGCTCCCAGGCTCCCTGTATGCTGTCAGCACAATTTTCAGACACGAGAACCATGCACCCCACCATTGCCACACACAGACCAGGGAGCAGGCTGTCAAGCTGCTCCTGACAGCAGCTCCTACATGGAGCCCGACAGAAGTGGGGTAGCTGCAATTACCCCCAGAGCCCGCTGTGACAGACAGCAGGAGGGTGGTGTGCACAGTGAAGCGAAGGCTGGTGGAAGGTCTTGAAACAGAATTGCTCACCCACAGTCACTTCTGCAGAAGGAACAGGCAGTGTCAGGCTCCTTAGCTGTTAGCCCAATGATTTCCACCAGTTTTAAATCTGCTGAGGCAAATGAGCTCTAATAACCCTTAGGGGAAAATATAGTTCAGGGGACAGACGGACAACAGTCTGTGGTAAAACATTGATTATTATGAAAGTCAAACCCCATTTCCTTTAGCTGCCAGGTTAGACCCCACTCAGAGGAGACCAAGGATTGGATACAAAAAGCCTGTTTCACCCAGCCATCCACTGTGTGACAGAGCTGCAGGggagtattttcattttgtgctaTTTTGGATGCTGTCAGCTAGTTACCAACCAGAATGTAAAAGCTGTCCCTCCTTCCTTGTCTCCTGCACTAATGACTACATGTGCAAAAGCTGACTTTTGGCAGTTGCAGAGGGAGCTCTGAGCCATAGGCAGAGAAATACTCTGAGGACCGAGCTCTAGAGTTGTTCTGGAAACACAAAGCAAACTAATCACAGAGCAGGATGtggtctgttttgcttttgcttcccaGTAATTTCCCTTGGGTCCAGCACGTTTTCAATGCCTTCTACCATTGTTTGCTTAACGTCCTTCACATTTACACTTCCCTGACTTCAACCTAAGACATCTCTCACTTATTCCAAAAGACACAACAGTGGCACTCAGATACTTAGAAATCTTCCCTGCACACCaagaaatcatttcaaaattgtttttcttggcCCCTGTTCTGTTACACCATGAGGAAAAGGCAGGTGCAAGCCTGCAGATGTTAATAGGGTGAAGAAATGATACCAGTTAATATGGCAGGAAGTGCACCATTGGGAcaaattttctgctgctttataCCTCGTACAGCTATTTCTGTCaatgcagcagcaggctgctaaTCAAGGTCTCAGTTTATCACTCTTCAGCAGCTTGCAGGGGCTGTAAGGCATTAGCTAATCGGAATGGTATGCTGAAAATTACAGCCCCATAGAAAGGTAAGTAAGAGTCTAAGCCATTTCACCACAGGCACCAATATCGGCAGGGGGAAGGGCAGTGAGGAATACGCCTCAGTTCCTTCtgggaaaataatttgctaTTAAATGGAAAGGAGCAGTGAATGAAGAGGGAAAAGGCTGAGCTGATTAATCCAGGCTAAGAGACACCCTGGCTGGTGTCAGTGGGTGTTTTCCTGATCTGGCCTGTGACCTCCTTGCTTCAGAAGGCCATTCAGACTTTCTGACACTTTTCTTCCAAGGCACTGTCtttcctctgccctgctcacagaccactgcagcctcctcctctccagctcctAGCCCTACTGCAGTCACCTCTTCTTCCTGCCCTGCTGACAAGACCCTCGCTGAGGTAAAATTCTTCTGCAggcatttcttcagctttctggaGGTGAAGAGCGGCAGGCCACCAACAACCCCACCACAGCTTAACTTCCCATCCTTCTCCCGGAGAAGCTTCTCCTTCTCCAAAGCATCCCATCCCAACACGCAAAGCTCTCATCCTACCAGCACCCACTCACATGGGAGCGGCCAACCCCAGTGCCCAGCGCCGCTAAATCAGAAAGCGACCAGGGAGGAGGGCAGCCTCATCTGGGGCCCGCCGGTGCCCGTGCGGGCACGGACCGAGGGGAGGAAGgcgccctgcccgccgccctgCCGCCCGCTCACCTGTGGGCCTGGCGGCAGAAGGGGCAGAGGGCGGCCCCGCACGTCTGGCAGCGCCCCACGGCCGCCCCCTCGGCGCACAGGTCGCAGCCCAGCCGGCCGCGGCCCAGCGCCACGTAGTCGGGGGGGAGCTGCCCGACGCCGCCCGGCGGCAGCGACACCTCGGCGTCGCACAGCGGGCACAGCACGGTGAtggtggtggcggtggcggtggcggcggtggcggTGCCCGCCCGTGCCGGCTCCCCCAGCGTCCCGAGCCGCCGCAGACAGGGCGCGCACAGCGAGTGCAGGCACGGCAGCAGCCGCGGCGCCGTGCAGGGCTCCGCGCAGGCCGGGCAGCGCCAGACGGACGACATCcctccgccccgctccgccgggCATCCCGCTAACGGCCGCTAACGGCACCTAACGGCCGCTAACGGCCCGCCCCGGCTCCCCTCACGGCCCGCCCCGGCTCCCCTCACGGCCACCCGCCGCCCTGCCCCCGGCGCCGGGCTCTCGCGCCCGCCCCCAGCCGTTGCTACGGGCGACGGCGGTTGGGGGCGGTTGGCCCGGGCCAACAGCA
This genomic window from Cygnus olor isolate bCygOlo1 chromosome 1, bCygOlo1.pri.v2, whole genome shotgun sequence contains:
- the TRIM45 gene encoding tripartite motif-containing protein 45 isoform X1; amino-acid sequence: MSSVWRCPACAEPCTAPRLLPCLHSLCAPCLRRLGTLGEPARAGTATAATATATTITVLCPLCDAEVSLPPGGVGQLPPDYVALGRGRLGCDLCAEGAAVGRCQTCGAALCPFCRQAHRRQKKTASHAVTELESSKDCSQAGRPLFCPSHPSEELRLFCEQCDQPVCRDCVVDRHRQHPYDLASNVVHRHGDSLRMLLESTQQRVSTLEDVLSQIDGMGSAIRVRAEAVATEICLFASGYVKAIEEHRDWLLKQLEDLKVQKENLLQLQKAQLQQLLLDMRTGMEFTERLLTSGSDLEILITKGVVASRLAKLNSVAYSTRPSVDDNIQFSPQERAGQCCGYEVFGTILNKVVDPGKCTLHGEDLCIARQNELTGFTLLCNDTTGEQMGRGGEAVRVTITHKDKKDCAVKPTVCDNGDGTYHVSYSPEEPGLYAVCVCVKGQHVQVATKAVAMGTKVTLAVPTGRAVDKSQRAQSVWGHPMTAHRGVCSGQWHSELPGEPLGAQVLPGGCQMNTSHEDPHDHYRALLPENNIVMGVN
- the TRIM45 gene encoding tripartite motif-containing protein 45 isoform X2, whose amino-acid sequence is MSSVWRCPACAEPCTAPRLLPCLHSLCAPCLRRLGTLGEPARAGTATAATATATTITVLCPLCDAEVSLPPGGVGQLPPDYVALGRGRLGCDLCAEGAAVGRCQTCGAALCPFCRQAHRRQKKTASHAVTELESSKDCSQAGRPLFCPSHPSEELRLFCEQCDQPVCRDCVVDRHRQHPYDLASNVVHRHGDSLRMLLESTQQRVSTLEDVLSQIDGMGSAIRVRAEAVATEICLFASGYVKAIEEHRDWLLKQLEDLKVQKENLLQLQKAQLQQLLLDMRTGMEFTERLLTSGSDLEILITKGVVASRLAKLNSVAYSTRPSVDDNIQFSPQERAGQCCGYEVFGTILNKVVDPGKCTLHGEDLCIARQNELTGFTLLCNDTTGEQMGRGGEAVRVTITHKDKKDCAVKPTVCDNGDGTYHVSYSPEEPGLYAVCVCVKGQHVQGSPFTLTVKNKFRKHPGVFHCCTFCSSGGQKAARCACGGTMPGGYQGCGHGHKGHPGCPHWSCCGQVTKSSECLGPPNDSSQRSLLRTVAL